The DNA region GGCCACCAGCGAGGTGGCACGAAAGTCCGGTAGTGGTGCCAGCTGCAACTCCATGTGCTCTGCCAACTGCTGCGCACTATACTCGGCCACAATCTGGAGTTCCAGGTTCTGTCCAATCTGCACATCGTTGGTCTCGTGCTGTTGCGACAGATCCACAATCTGCAGTGAGATGCTGGGATGCGGATGGGGTCCAGTGCTGCTGTTGTAGTGCACCACACCCTCGTGTGGGAACATGCTGCGGGTATCGAATGAGGTGGTAAATAGATTTTAAAGGATTAGAGTCAAGAATAAACTCACTGTTCTGCGTACTCCAAGGAGGACTCCAGTGCAATGGCACTGGGCACAGGCTCTGAGGCATCCACACTGCTGTCCCGCACCGAAACGCCCAGCGATGTGGTGGCATTGCTCTGTATACAGCCCACCTTGATGAGCCGGTCGCCCTGGGTCTGCACATTGGGATTGTTTTGGATGACCACCAGGGCAGATATGAACGTTCTAGACAATTTAAGAGATATAATGAAAGGAAAGTGGTATTAAAATAGACTGAACCTTACCTTTGGTATTCCTGCGTCATTTCATAGGCGCGCAGGATGCCACATCGGTTCTCCTTTACCTCGCTGCCGATCTGGAGCGTCAGCAGGACACTCCCGTTGCCGGATCCCCTGGCCAGGCAGTCCTTGGAGTGCATGCTGGCATAGATCTTGCCGGCGAACCAATCCTTGGGATTGTACTTGATGGACATTTCATCCCGGGTGCAAAACACACGGACTGCGGGATAGGAAAACGATTAAGATTGGTTATACCACATTTCCAGGAGCTCTTACCATCCAGGCACTTCACCCTCCTCATGTAGACCGAGTTTTCGCGGAGCTTCAGACTTCGAGGACCCAGGGACACAATGTCCTCCGAGTGGAGGAGACACTCGGACAGCGAGAGCTGGTTCACATAGTAGAAGGAGACACCCTGGCAGTAGAACTTCGCCTCGTGGGAGCACAGCGCCTGACACTGCAACACGAATGTAGAAGTCATCAATCACTCATCCGACCACCCCATCCATTTCGATTACAATCATAATGCGCGACATCCGAAGCGCGGCGGACACACCTCTTTCTGGGAGAGGCCCAAATACCTGGCCTCCGCATAGATGAAGCTGCTGTTGGCGTACAGCTCATAGGAACAGTTGTCACTTTCGACGGCCCGCTCGTGGCACTGGTTCTCCATGTACTCCTCGTCGTACGGAGCAGCGCGGAAGGCGTCCGGCTGGACGGTCTTGTCCCTGTCGCTCAGCATGCACCTGCCGAGGCGGGGAGACGGACGCTGGCCAGGACCCGCATCGCCACGGAAGCTGCGAACAAGGGTTAAAGGTTATGAAGGGATATGTTACGTGACTAATGTGGCCCAGTCAGAATTGATAATACTCCAGTTTGGGGTAATTCAAAAGAACCtgatatattaaaatttcaaaaaaatatattgttaaTTGCGGATGATCTCACTTTTCAATGCTATACATACAAAGGGTACATATAACATCTAATATATTAATAGACTCATCTTATTGTTATGAAATTcggatatttaattttgtgatatttttgaattctgtcgttatttatttcgaaaagAGCATAGTTTCGTTTCTACGAAGTTTAATGATAAAAACATAGAACTAGGCTGTAAATTACTAAATTCGGACTTGTATTGTAAGCCCTCTGAAATGATTGAACAGTCCTAACCTATCCCATCACCACCCTCGAGTGATGTCATAATCCGGCGCAAAGCCTCGGCcatgcattaaaaatgcacaaCAAAGGCTATTAACTTGTCCGGGCAACaagcaactacaacaaccaaCCACTGACAACCGTCAACCGCCAACAACGAACAACCAAACAGCTAACAGCTAACAGCAAACAGTCAATTACCGCTCACGATTGTTCCGATAGGAGGGCGCAAAGGAGGCGGAGAGGCATCTGAATTGGCTTTCGAAGAAGCAGCGCTCGGCGCACTCACGCCGCGTGACCAGCGTCGGAATGGTCTTCTTGCCGTGGAAGACCAGCGTGCTGCCGGGGATTTTGGTCAGTGCCCAGAGACGCCCACGGCACGCATCGGGAACTGCAAGGTCGGAATGGATTAGGGGCGGATCACGGCCACTTCCGATTGTTGACTGTTGACTGTTGGGGGATTACTCACCGCGGAGGCAGGTCTTTTCGTAGAACACGGCCTCGCCGTCGGCCACCAGAGGCAGTTCACCCGAAATGGCCAGATAACGCGCAGTTCGCTCGAAGTACGAGTAGCCATGGCACTCGTCCGTGTCCAGCAGATGCACATAGGCAATGCAGTCGGGATCCTCGTTGCAGATGCGCCAGCACACCTGGCTGACCGGAAGCTCCTGGTCGCGGTTGTGATCCTTGAAGTTGGCCACCATTTCCGGGCCGTAGATGCGATTGCCCTCGCTCAGATACTCCAGCGGTGGCCGGAATCCGACGATcttctgcagctgcaactggtGCAGCGGACACTTGAGCAGCAGCGCAACTGGGGGGCAGAACGGAATGTGCCATGAATGGGATGCGCATGACTGGGAAccaaagcatttttcaaattgCCGAGCACTCATAATGGGGATCGCCTATTGATTACCATTCGATGGGTATGCCTGGTAGCTGAGCTTGTGCTCATCaattaatttgatatttttatgcatagcTGAGCAATGAGAAAATCAATCAAGCATCAGCGGGATTAACCCTTAAGTGGGGGTTAAGGAATGTCTGAGATTGCCAATTGGAATTTATACTATTAA from Drosophila santomea strain STO CAGO 1482 chromosome 3R, Prin_Dsan_1.1, whole genome shotgun sequence includes:
- the LOC120451006 gene encoding uncharacterized protein LOC120451006 isoform X1; the protein is MPLQSFVTAPRLCKLAIAAILLIFHLNASAAYTHDDANSESVLKMHSHSHSPFAFNSKAVALLLKCPLHQLQLQKIVGFRPPLEYLSEGNRIYGPEMVANFKDHNRDQELPVSQVCWRICNEDPDCIAYVHLLDTDECHGYSYFERTARYLAISGELPLVADGEAVFYEKTCLRVPDACRGRLWALTKIPGSTLVFHGKKTIPTLVTRRECAERCFFESQFRCLSASFAPSYRNNRERFRGDAGPGQRPSPRLGRCMLSDRDKTVQPDAFRAAPYDEEYMENQCHERAVESDNCSYELYANSSFIYAEARYLGLSQKECQALCSHEAKFYCQGVSFYYVNQLSLSECLLHSEDIVSLGPRSLKLRENSVYMRRVKCLDVRVFCTRDEMSIKYNPKDWFAGKIYASMHSKDCLARGSGNGSVLLTLQIGSEVKENRCGILRAYEMTQEYQRTFISALVVIQNNPNVQTQGDRLIKVGCIQSNATTSLGVSVRDSSVDASEPVPSAIALESSLEYAEHMFPHEGVVHYNSSTGPHPHPSISLQIVDLSQQHETNDVQIGQNLELQIVAEYSAQQLAEHMELQLAPLPDFRATSLVAKTADNENYVLLIDERGCPTDASVFPALERVHTATRSMLRARFHAFKFSGTANVSFDVKIRFCVERCSPSNCVSTSWQRRRRQAEHPDRRPEDLRVQNPVYISKVVDVAPQQDKSNYTRAQEELPLNYNIRVHGPDQSNANSYLYGERGVLLIAGIDDPLHLDNVCINQSLLIALFIFWLICQVALLFGCGMVLQRYRRLAKLEDERRRLHEEYLEARRVHWADQGGYTL
- the LOC120451006 gene encoding uncharacterized protein LOC120451006 isoform X2, with the protein product MPLQSFVTAPRLCKLAIAAILLIFHLNASVALLLKCPLHQLQLQKIVGFRPPLEYLSEGNRIYGPEMVANFKDHNRDQELPVSQVCWRICNEDPDCIAYVHLLDTDECHGYSYFERTARYLAISGELPLVADGEAVFYEKTCLRVPDACRGRLWALTKIPGSTLVFHGKKTIPTLVTRRECAERCFFESQFRCLSASFAPSYRNNRERFRGDAGPGQRPSPRLGRCMLSDRDKTVQPDAFRAAPYDEEYMENQCHERAVESDNCSYELYANSSFIYAEARYLGLSQKECQALCSHEAKFYCQGVSFYYVNQLSLSECLLHSEDIVSLGPRSLKLRENSVYMRRVKCLDVRVFCTRDEMSIKYNPKDWFAGKIYASMHSKDCLARGSGNGSVLLTLQIGSEVKENRCGILRAYEMTQEYQRTFISALVVIQNNPNVQTQGDRLIKVGCIQSNATTSLGVSVRDSSVDASEPVPSAIALESSLEYAEHMFPHEGVVHYNSSTGPHPHPSISLQIVDLSQQHETNDVQIGQNLELQIVAEYSAQQLAEHMELQLAPLPDFRATSLVAKTADNENYVLLIDERGCPTDASVFPALERVHTATRSMLRARFHAFKFSGTANVSFDVKIRFCVERCSPSNCVSTSWQRRRRQAEHPDRRPEDLRVQNPVYISKVVDVAPQQDKSNYTRAQEELPLNYNIRVHGPDQSNANSYLYGERGVLLIAGIDDPLHLDNVCINQSLLIALFIFWLICQVALLFGCGMVLQRYRRLAKLEDERRRLHEEYLEARRVHWADQGGYTL